The Pseudomonadota bacterium genome has a window encoding:
- a CDS encoding glycosyltransferase — MNDVGAGPYPAKPGSEHKSVDGRLAYQVEVCQVSPSTLRLGGWAFDRHGSRVVRMQARLFGRNDDHVPRALLVDYGRERLDVLAQHDEALAQFCGFYLEAPAPGFSIGKAVLAFELDDGSVSDVTVKPRRQAFPVLTTVKSLLRLATIGNIKLAAGWIASGQVRRLIREISGAVEHDLSPPARPMQLSAALSLINDGATLTADLPQPVDIIIPVYNGYEYLEPLFGSLLRNTNPKHRMVVIEDCGPDVRVRPKLRSLLASFENALLIENEENLGFVRSVNRASQEVSGDFVLLNSDTVVPPGWLERLMAPIVADRTVCSTTPFSNAATVCSFPRFCEDNPMLGGLDTEALDRAFGKLRADEHPIELWSGVGFCMGMNGDVWRQIGPLDAETFGLGFGEENDWSLRARASGFRNLMVTNLFVQHAHGGSFEPEKRSHLLETNLRKVQARFPDYEEGVDTFIKRDPAAIYRHAAVLNLAAEAFQANCTLVIDHQMGGGANAYRRSLIERLVGDGEAVGLLSVKENPPSPEDRYGFTMFIARDVFEFATEDAGEIERFVGSKLKPKHIFYNNCVGFPDPLAEVARMRRMKVQSDARLTMAIHDFYPIAASYTLLDDHARYIEPMGALDGQEALMLGRFAANPMGASLAQWRETWGALAQEADEILCFSTSSSQLIAAVHPTVGPKIRIEPHALPHQFDRLPKRAPGSDLVIGVVGGINVQKGLHVVDGLAKHLLKSRPKARIVLIGHINGPRLPSNVIVTGPYNPLDLPTLIESYGVQVCLMPSIWPETFSYVTAELMTLGMPVVAFDIGAPAERLADYPSRALIPLSARDKPDDILVALEELIEREPYE; from the coding sequence ATGAACGATGTCGGGGCAGGTCCTTATCCCGCGAAACCGGGTTCAGAACACAAAAGTGTGGATGGGCGCCTCGCTTATCAGGTCGAGGTTTGTCAGGTCAGCCCATCAACGTTGCGTCTTGGCGGGTGGGCGTTCGATCGGCACGGTTCGCGTGTTGTACGTATGCAGGCGCGTCTATTCGGTCGAAATGACGATCATGTCCCGCGTGCTCTGCTTGTCGATTATGGCCGAGAACGCCTCGATGTACTTGCACAGCATGATGAGGCTCTCGCGCAGTTCTGCGGGTTTTACCTTGAGGCGCCCGCGCCGGGGTTTTCAATTGGAAAGGCGGTTTTGGCATTCGAGCTAGATGACGGCTCCGTTTCTGATGTAACTGTGAAGCCACGTCGCCAAGCCTTTCCAGTTCTTACGACAGTGAAATCGTTGTTGCGGCTGGCAACCATCGGAAACATCAAGCTTGCAGCCGGGTGGATCGCGTCGGGCCAGGTCCGGCGGCTTATCCGCGAAATATCAGGTGCGGTCGAACACGATCTGAGCCCGCCAGCTCGCCCAATGCAGTTGTCCGCGGCGCTGTCGCTGATCAATGATGGCGCCACGCTCACCGCCGATCTGCCCCAGCCTGTCGACATTATTATCCCGGTCTACAATGGCTATGAGTATCTCGAGCCATTGTTCGGCAGCCTGCTTCGCAACACCAACCCCAAACACCGCATGGTCGTTATTGAAGATTGCGGCCCCGACGTCCGGGTGCGCCCGAAGCTGCGCTCTCTGCTTGCTTCGTTCGAGAACGCCCTGCTGATCGAAAACGAAGAGAATTTGGGTTTTGTTCGCTCCGTCAACCGAGCCTCGCAAGAAGTGTCGGGGGATTTTGTGCTCCTCAACTCTGACACCGTTGTTCCACCGGGATGGCTTGAACGGCTTATGGCGCCGATCGTCGCGGACAGGACGGTCTGTTCAACGACTCCGTTTTCAAACGCAGCAACCGTGTGCAGTTTTCCACGCTTTTGCGAGGATAACCCTATGCTTGGTGGGCTCGACACCGAAGCGCTCGACAGAGCCTTTGGCAAACTGCGCGCCGATGAGCATCCGATCGAGCTTTGGAGCGGGGTCGGCTTCTGCATGGGTATGAACGGAGACGTCTGGCGGCAGATTGGCCCGCTTGACGCAGAGACCTTTGGTCTCGGTTTTGGTGAGGAGAACGACTGGTCCTTGCGGGCGCGCGCTTCCGGTTTCCGAAACCTGATGGTCACAAATCTGTTCGTGCAGCACGCCCATGGAGGGTCGTTCGAGCCTGAAAAGCGCAGCCATTTGCTTGAAACGAACCTGCGCAAGGTCCAAGCGCGTTTTCCCGACTACGAAGAGGGGGTCGACACGTTCATCAAACGCGATCCGGCTGCCATTTATCGCCACGCTGCGGTGCTGAATCTTGCGGCTGAGGCCTTTCAAGCCAACTGCACGCTGGTGATCGATCATCAGATGGGCGGTGGTGCCAATGCCTACCGACGGTCACTGATCGAGCGCCTGGTAGGGGACGGCGAGGCCGTTGGTCTGCTTTCAGTCAAGGAAAATCCGCCTTCGCCAGAGGACCGATACGGCTTCACCATGTTCATTGCTCGTGATGTTTTTGAGTTTGCGACCGAAGACGCTGGCGAAATCGAACGCTTTGTCGGGTCAAAGTTGAAGCCCAAGCACATCTTTTACAACAACTGCGTGGGTTTTCCTGATCCATTGGCGGAAGTTGCCAGAATGCGGCGGATGAAAGTTCAGTCCGACGCTCGGCTGACCATGGCGATCCACGATTTCTATCCCATAGCTGCGTCCTACACACTGCTGGATGATCATGCCCGCTATATCGAGCCGATGGGTGCTCTCGATGGGCAGGAGGCGCTGATGTTGGGGCGATTTGCCGCCAACCCTATGGGCGCTTCACTCGCGCAGTGGCGCGAAACCTGGGGGGCACTCGCACAAGAAGCCGATGAGATTTTGTGCTTCTCCACCAGTAGCAGCCAACTCATTGCTGCGGTTCACCCGACTGTCGGCCCAAAGATTCGAATTGAGCCGCACGCATTACCGCACCAGTTTGATAGGCTGCCCAAGCGAGCGCCGGGCAGTGATCTCGTGATTGGCGTGGTTGGGGGTATCAACGTTCAAAAAGGACTGCACGTCGTCGATGGATTGGCCAAGCATTTGCTCAAATCCCGCCCAAAGGCACGGATTGTTCTGATTGGCCATATCAATGGACCGCGATTGCCGTCGAACGTCATCGTAACGGGACCCTACAACCCCTTGGATCTCCCGACCCTTATTGAAAGTTACGGCGTTCAGGTTTGTCTTATGCCATCGATTTGGCCGGAGACGTTTTCTTATGTCACCGCCGAACTGATGACGTTGGGCATGCCGGTGGTTGCTTTCGATATCGGAGCGCCAGCCGAACGTTTGGCGGACTATCCAAGCCGCGCTCTGATACCCCTGTCCGCCCGTGACAAACCAGACGATATCCTTGTGGCCCTCGAAGAGCTGATTGAACGTGAGCCCTACGAATGA
- the rfbC gene encoding dTDP-4-dehydrorhamnose 3,5-epimerase: MIQPRLEVKSLSIPDVKLIRPRKFGDSRGFFCETYNARDFAEIGIDFAPIQDNQSLSAEAGVVRGLHFQTPPHAQAKLLRVLSGRLFDAVVDLRRASPTFGQHATVELDNDGWWQLFVPAGFAHGFVTLEPGTEVLYKVDAYYAPDNDLGLYWADPDLGIEWPIDTDGCTLSEKDKNQPAWSDVRNTTPF, encoded by the coding sequence ATGATCCAACCTCGACTGGAAGTGAAGTCGCTTTCAATTCCCGATGTCAAATTGATCCGGCCGCGCAAATTCGGTGATTCTAGAGGTTTCTTCTGTGAGACCTATAACGCGCGCGACTTTGCTGAAATCGGTATCGACTTTGCTCCTATTCAGGACAATCAGTCCTTGTCCGCCGAAGCAGGCGTTGTCCGTGGGCTGCATTTCCAGACACCGCCCCATGCGCAGGCAAAGCTTTTGAGGGTTTTGAGCGGACGTCTTTTTGATGCGGTCGTCGACTTGCGGCGGGCCTCGCCGACGTTCGGGCAACATGCCACTGTGGAACTGGATAATGATGGGTGGTGGCAACTGTTCGTTCCGGCGGGTTTCGCCCACGGCTTCGTAACCTTAGAGCCCGGCACAGAGGTGCTGTACAAAGTTGATGCCTACTACGCACCGGACAATGATCTAGGGCTTTATTGGGCAGACCCCGACCTCGGCATTGAGTGGCCCATCGACACAGATGGCTGCACCCTGTCGGAAAAAGACAAGAACCAGCCAGCCTGGTCCGACGTGCGCAACACAACCCCTTTCTAG
- a CDS encoding SDR family oxidoreductase, with amino-acid sequence MPKVLVTGAGGYIGSALVPMLLDAGYSIRVIDRFFFGREKLPEHDRLEVIKEDTRHLTCDHFAGVYAVIDLAALSNDPSGELFQEQTWQINHTARADAARMAKSAGVKRYILPSSCSIYGFQDADTVADETSPTNPLTTYAKANERAERDVMPLADRTFTVVVLRQATVYGFSPRMRFDLAINGMTYGAYTTGRLPLMRDGSQWRPMVHVKDTASAQMFMLEADASAINGQIFNVGSAANVYQIGPLGDLVASTVPRDVEIEWYGDPDHRSYRVAFDKIEALGWRATKRAEDGVYEICARLADGSIEKSTETITLDWYRELVRWHQIIKTAEMHGGIIDI; translated from the coding sequence ATGCCAAAAGTCCTTGTGACGGGAGCCGGTGGCTACATCGGTTCAGCCCTCGTGCCGATGTTGCTCGACGCAGGCTACTCCATTCGCGTCATCGACCGCTTCTTCTTCGGCCGGGAGAAGCTTCCAGAGCATGACAGGCTTGAGGTCATCAAAGAAGATACCCGCCACCTCACTTGCGATCACTTCGCTGGCGTTTACGCGGTTATAGACCTTGCAGCCCTTTCAAACGATCCAAGCGGCGAACTGTTTCAGGAGCAAACCTGGCAAATCAACCATACGGCGCGCGCTGACGCTGCAAGAATGGCCAAGAGCGCTGGGGTCAAACGCTACATCCTGCCTTCCTCATGCTCGATCTACGGTTTTCAGGATGCTGACACGGTCGCTGACGAGACCTCGCCAACCAACCCGCTGACGACCTACGCGAAGGCTAACGAGCGTGCGGAGCGCGATGTCATGCCCCTTGCAGACAGAACCTTCACGGTTGTCGTGCTGCGGCAGGCAACAGTGTACGGTTTTTCTCCGCGGATGCGCTTTGATCTCGCAATCAACGGAATGACCTATGGCGCGTACACAACCGGTCGCTTGCCGCTGATGCGCGATGGCTCGCAGTGGCGCCCTATGGTCCACGTCAAAGACACCGCAAGTGCTCAGATGTTCATGCTGGAAGCGGACGCTTCAGCGATCAACGGCCAGATATTCAATGTCGGCTCGGCAGCCAATGTCTATCAGATTGGCCCTCTTGGTGATCTGGTTGCGAGCACTGTACCGCGAGACGTTGAAATCGAATGGTACGGTGACCCCGACCATCGATCCTATCGCGTGGCTTTTGACAAAATCGAAGCGCTCGGTTGGCGTGCCACTAAAAGAGCTGAGGATGGGGTTTACGAAATCTGCGCTCGGCTTGCTGATGGGTCGATTGAGAAGTCCACAGAAACGATCACCCTTGATTGGTACCGCGAGCTCGTTCGCTGGCATCAGATCATCAAGACTGCCGAAATGCACGGCGGGATTATCGACATATGA
- the rfbD gene encoding dTDP-4-dehydrorhamnose reductase produces the protein MRIALLGPYGQLGTDIQHVAAARDGFEIVPVDRSVLDVAKPERIPDALRAVEFDALVNCTSYHRTDEAEGNADLAFAVNAFAVKALAQICADRQARFVHISTDYVFGAAQTVSAERSPLTESDCIAPLNVYGASKAMGESLALMAHDDTFILRVASLFGIAGASGKGGNFVETMIRVGRERGQLSVVDDVRMSPTATANVAEHLVELLMRESPPGLYHTVNTGDATWYEFAREIIDQAGIAATVDPCTSAQYPTKAQRPAYSVLSNAKLVNAIGPLADWREALNRYLRAKGHIS, from the coding sequence ATGAGAATCGCTCTGCTTGGCCCATACGGACAGCTGGGCACAGACATTCAACACGTCGCCGCCGCGCGAGACGGTTTTGAGATTGTGCCGGTTGATCGCAGTGTGCTTGATGTTGCCAAGCCCGAGAGAATTCCGGACGCACTGCGCGCGGTAGAGTTCGACGCACTCGTTAATTGCACCAGTTACCATCGAACAGACGAGGCTGAGGGCAATGCCGACCTGGCTTTTGCGGTCAACGCGTTCGCTGTGAAGGCCCTAGCGCAGATCTGTGCGGACCGACAGGCTCGGTTCGTACATATCAGCACAGACTACGTTTTTGGCGCTGCGCAAACCGTATCGGCGGAGCGCAGCCCCCTCACCGAGTCCGATTGTATCGCCCCCCTGAACGTGTATGGCGCTAGCAAGGCGATGGGCGAGAGCCTAGCGCTCATGGCGCACGATGACACCTTTATCCTGAGGGTAGCATCGCTGTTCGGCATTGCCGGGGCGAGCGGCAAAGGCGGCAATTTTGTTGAGACGATGATCCGGGTTGGGCGCGAACGTGGGCAGCTAAGCGTCGTTGATGATGTCCGCATGTCACCGACGGCAACGGCCAATGTCGCCGAGCATCTTGTCGAGCTGCTTATGCGCGAAAGCCCGCCCGGCCTGTACCACACCGTCAATACCGGTGACGCAACATGGTATGAGTTCGCACGCGAAATCATTGACCAGGCGGGCATTGCAGCGACCGTTGACCCATGCACCAGCGCACAATACCCAACGAAGGCGCAGCGACCAGCCTACAGCGTTCTCAGCAATGCAAAGCTCGTCAACGCCATCGGCCCTCTTGCCGATTGGCGCGAGGCGCTCAACCGCTACCTGCGAGCCAAGGGCCACATCAGCTAA
- the rfbA gene encoding glucose-1-phosphate thymidylyltransferase RfbA, whose protein sequence is MMTKAIILAGGTGTRLFPITKAVCKQLLPVYDKPMIYYPLSTLMLADIHEILIITRGEDRPLFERLLGDGSHWGLEISYAVQDEPRGIAEAFVIGKTFLDGQGCALILGDNVFFGHGLPDLLRSAIARPTGATIFSYYVSDPERYGVVTFDDAFRATAIVEKPDNPASNWAVTGLYFYDRDVVGIAERLRPSDRGELEITDVNQAYLKRGDLHVERMGRGYAWLDTGTPDSLLQAAQFVQTLQTRQGLQIADLDEIAARMVEGS, encoded by the coding sequence CTGATGACCAAAGCCATCATCCTGGCGGGCGGAACCGGCACGCGCTTGTTCCCCATAACCAAGGCCGTCTGCAAGCAACTGCTGCCGGTCTACGACAAGCCGATGATCTATTACCCGCTGTCGACCCTTATGCTGGCTGACATCCACGAGATTCTGATCATCACACGTGGCGAAGATCGCCCGCTTTTCGAGCGTCTGTTGGGCGACGGAAGCCATTGGGGGCTCGAGATTTCCTACGCGGTACAAGACGAGCCGCGCGGCATAGCCGAGGCATTCGTCATCGGGAAAACGTTCCTCGACGGTCAAGGTTGCGCCCTCATTCTTGGCGACAATGTCTTTTTCGGACACGGCCTTCCCGATCTGCTGCGCAGCGCAATCGCACGCCCCACCGGCGCGACCATATTTTCCTACTATGTCAGCGACCCAGAACGGTACGGCGTCGTCACGTTCGACGATGCGTTCCGCGCTACGGCGATTGTCGAGAAACCAGACAATCCGGCATCCAATTGGGCCGTGACCGGCCTTTATTTCTATGATCGCGACGTCGTCGGAATTGCAGAGCGTCTGCGGCCCTCAGACCGGGGCGAGCTGGAAATCACCGATGTGAATCAGGCTTACCTGAAACGCGGAGACCTGCATGTTGAACGGATGGGCAGAGGCTACGCATGGCTTGATACCGGCACACCCGACTCTCTGTTGCAGGCTGCACAGTTCGTGCAAACCCTCCAGACCCGCCAGGGCTTGCAGATAGCCGATCTGGATGAGATTGCTGCCAGGATGGTCGAGGGTTCCTAA
- a CDS encoding SDR family NAD(P)-dependent oxidoreductase yields the protein MFNLAPVPVPDLSGRTVLLTGADRGIGAHLSRCLLDHGARVIAGTFGRVDDPSLLAGARTIALDVTDPSQVSDAIEAVGDQLDVLVNNAGIIAPIGHAETLAVDDLRPAFEVNVLGVHRMILAALPLLKASKGTIVNAGTGAATTPMEGWTAYCASKAAMRMLTQMFAMELAESKVRCTFIGIPPTDTAMQGSIRLAGLNPISQIAQSDLVSPQVPASVMAWLCSAESKQRADVLQDVRDDFFRAMMDLP from the coding sequence ATGTTTAATCTCGCCCCTGTCCCCGTTCCTGACCTCTCAGGTCGGACTGTGCTTTTGACGGGCGCCGACCGCGGAATTGGTGCACACCTTTCCCGCTGTTTGTTGGATCATGGCGCGCGGGTGATCGCTGGTACGTTTGGCCGTGTCGATGACCCTTCGCTGCTTGCCGGTGCCCGAACGATCGCGCTCGATGTTACCGATCCAAGTCAGGTCTCCGATGCCATTGAAGCGGTGGGGGATCAGCTCGATGTTTTGGTCAACAATGCCGGGATCATCGCGCCTATCGGGCACGCTGAAACGCTTGCGGTGGACGATCTGAGGCCCGCCTTCGAAGTCAATGTACTTGGCGTTCATCGCATGATCTTGGCAGCTCTTCCGCTTTTGAAGGCTTCCAAAGGTACAATCGTAAATGCCGGTACAGGCGCTGCGACAACGCCGATGGAGGGGTGGACGGCCTATTGTGCCTCGAAAGCGGCCATGCGCATGCTTACTCAGATGTTCGCCATGGAGCTGGCGGAAAGCAAAGTGCGTTGTACGTTCATTGGTATTCCGCCGACCGACACCGCGATGCAGGGCTCGATCCGCTTGGCTGGCCTCAATCCAATTTCACAGATCGCTCAGAGCGATTTGGTCTCGCCGCAGGTGCCCGCATCGGTGATGGCTTGGCTTTGCAGCGCAGAAAGCAAGCAGCGCGCGGATGTTTTGCAGGATGTTCGCGATGACTTTTTCAGGGCAATGATGGATTTGCCGTAA
- a CDS encoding mandelate racemase/muconate lactonizing enzyme family protein yields MRITSIEPFPIAYPDPNDFDTIRRTVLVKVSTDDGAIGWGECIAMWPEACKAVATIITDGLLPVLKGTEAADTDTAWATMRRHVWWYGEGGIASLAISGVDMALWDIKGKAMGQPLYKLLGGLKHERLLANASSHVNKKGEAACVAEVEGFFKAGFRSTKLGFAKKGESTIGGDPDTDVSFIRALRRTLGDDAEILVDIGNGVRWDVDTAISVANRMGEYRIGWYEEPLYPTDDVGYKKLAESTSVRIASGEREFTEAGYRRQMEMGAVEVYGVDPARVEGVTGFKRVDELCSAYGKTINAHAWSTAITTAASLHLSLASPNAEIFEYKPFPVVVQDELVADKLWHKDGWAYPIEAPGLGIEVQEGVVSRLAAAA; encoded by the coding sequence ATGCGCATAACTTCCATCGAACCTTTCCCGATTGCCTATCCGGACCCCAACGACTTCGACACCATACGCCGGACGGTCCTCGTCAAGGTGTCAACGGATGACGGCGCCATAGGCTGGGGCGAGTGCATCGCCATGTGGCCGGAAGCCTGCAAAGCGGTCGCAACAATCATCACGGACGGCCTACTGCCCGTCCTTAAGGGTACAGAAGCCGCAGATACCGATACCGCCTGGGCGACCATGCGCCGCCATGTCTGGTGGTACGGCGAAGGCGGCATCGCTTCACTGGCGATTTCCGGCGTCGACATGGCCCTTTGGGACATCAAAGGTAAAGCGATGGGCCAGCCGCTGTACAAGCTACTGGGCGGACTGAAGCACGAGCGCCTGCTCGCGAACGCATCATCCCATGTCAATAAAAAAGGGGAAGCGGCCTGCGTCGCGGAAGTGGAGGGTTTTTTTAAAGCCGGCTTTCGCTCAACCAAACTTGGGTTCGCGAAAAAAGGCGAGAGCACCATCGGGGGCGACCCCGACACCGATGTCAGCTTCATTCGGGCCCTACGGCGCACGCTCGGGGATGATGCTGAAATCCTTGTAGATATCGGCAATGGGGTTCGCTGGGACGTCGACACAGCGATTTCGGTTGCCAATCGCATGGGAGAGTACCGGATCGGCTGGTACGAAGAGCCGCTCTACCCAACAGATGATGTAGGCTACAAAAAACTCGCGGAGAGCACCTCGGTGCGCATTGCATCCGGCGAACGCGAGTTCACGGAAGCGGGATACCGGCGGCAGATGGAGATGGGCGCGGTCGAAGTGTACGGCGTTGATCCGGCCCGTGTTGAGGGTGTGACAGGCTTCAAGCGCGTTGATGAGCTTTGCTCGGCTTACGGCAAGACCATCAACGCGCACGCCTGGTCAACCGCAATCACCACCGCAGCCAGTCTGCACTTGTCGCTTGCCTCACCAAACGCCGAGATCTTCGAATACAAGCCATTCCCGGTCGTCGTTCAGGATGAGCTCGTCGCCGACAAGCTCTGGCACAAGGACGGTTGGGCCTACCCGATCGAGGCGCCAGGTCTTGGTATCGAAGTTCAGGAGGGCGTCGTCAGCCGTCTGGCAGCCGCAGCATGA
- a CDS encoding acetoacetate decarboxylase — translation MTDRQTRFGMKPPTVEDITSPGFSTPWDAPMVPSFPFAFRNCQIMTLYWRSDPAAVDFLLPPPLKRTSDIACAHIYRMNDPDWLGPYGEMNVMVGAELPGKVSGGYSPYLALSSDGGVVHGREVHGQPKKLGTPTLEARGDLLVGTVERNGIDVLTGTMAYKQVPCDASSIKPHFDFATNLNLKAIDHIDGRPAIRQLTSRALTDVTVHEAWRGPCTVELRPNAQLPLFRLPVLEPLEGFFWRADFTLVAGSILHDYLEAPS, via the coding sequence ATGACTGATCGGCAAACCCGTTTCGGCATGAAGCCCCCGACGGTGGAAGACATCACTTCTCCAGGGTTTTCGACGCCCTGGGATGCGCCGATGGTCCCGTCATTTCCATTCGCCTTCCGAAATTGCCAGATCATGACGCTCTACTGGCGCAGCGATCCTGCTGCGGTTGATTTCCTGCTGCCCCCGCCTCTGAAACGAACGTCTGACATCGCCTGCGCACACATTTATCGGATGAACGACCCGGACTGGCTCGGGCCCTATGGCGAGATGAACGTGATGGTCGGCGCCGAGTTACCTGGCAAGGTCTCAGGTGGCTACTCGCCCTATCTCGCGCTCTCATCTGATGGGGGGGTGGTGCATGGCCGCGAGGTGCATGGTCAACCCAAGAAACTTGGCACGCCGACACTTGAAGCGCGTGGGGACCTTCTGGTCGGGACCGTGGAACGCAACGGCATTGACGTGCTCACAGGCACGATGGCGTACAAGCAGGTCCCTTGCGATGCGTCATCAATCAAGCCGCACTTTGATTTCGCCACCAACCTCAACCTCAAGGCGATCGATCACATCGATGGCCGCCCGGCGATCCGCCAGCTGACCTCCCGCGCACTGACGGATGTCACCGTTCACGAAGCGTGGCGCGGGCCGTGCACCGTTGAATTGCGCCCCAACGCCCAGCTGCCGCTGTTCCGCCTGCCGGTCCTCGAACCGCTGGAAGGCTTCTTCTGGCGCGCAGACTTCACCCTCGTCGCTGGAAGTATCTTGCACGACTATCTGGAGGCGCCCTCATGA
- a CDS encoding C-terminal binding protein, protein MSKRVIVTDAIFPDVEQERTAAETGGARFESFQCKTAEDVTTAAQGADVAFVQFAPFTDAAAIAMNSGGTVIRYGVGYDNIDVESARTAGLKVGYIPDYCTDEVADHTAALALSLLRRLPGLDASVRAGEWAAVKHAKPLKPFGETVLGFFGMGQIGTAVLALLKAFGFQFIVADPGITDAQAAEQGVRKVHAQTLLAEADLITCHAPATSGTTGFFDAKAFTQMKSTAYLVNTARGQLINETDLATALHDGAIAGAALDVFETEPLPNDSPLRGAPNLTITPHAAWYSDAAIDRLQRLAATDITRALNGEDPRKPVP, encoded by the coding sequence ATGAGTAAGCGTGTCATCGTCACCGATGCGATCTTCCCCGATGTCGAACAGGAACGCACAGCAGCCGAAACGGGCGGGGCGAGGTTCGAGAGTTTCCAGTGCAAGACGGCGGAAGATGTCACAACGGCTGCCCAAGGCGCTGATGTGGCGTTCGTACAGTTCGCACCGTTCACCGACGCGGCCGCCATTGCCATGAACTCCGGCGGGACCGTCATCCGCTACGGCGTCGGCTATGACAATATTGATGTTGAATCCGCGCGGACAGCGGGCCTGAAAGTTGGGTACATTCCCGACTACTGCACCGACGAAGTCGCCGACCACACCGCCGCGCTCGCCTTGTCATTACTGCGCAGGCTGCCCGGCCTCGACGCCTCGGTGCGGGCCGGCGAGTGGGCGGCGGTGAAACATGCTAAGCCGCTCAAACCCTTCGGCGAGACGGTACTTGGCTTTTTCGGGATGGGACAGATCGGGACAGCTGTGCTCGCTTTGCTGAAAGCCTTCGGTTTTCAGTTTATCGTCGCTGACCCGGGCATCACTGATGCGCAAGCCGCCGAGCAGGGCGTCCGCAAAGTGCACGCGCAGACCCTCCTCGCCGAGGCCGACCTGATCACCTGCCACGCGCCCGCAACCTCCGGAACCACGGGCTTCTTCGATGCCAAAGCCTTCACGCAGATGAAATCCACCGCCTACCTCGTGAACACCGCCCGTGGTCAGCTCATTAACGAGACCGACCTTGCCACCGCGCTCCACGACGGCGCCATTGCGGGCGCGGCGCTCGACGTCTTCGAGACGGAACCGCTCCCCAATGACAGCCCCTTACGCGGCGCGCCCAACCTCACCATCACGCCGCACGCTGCGTGGTACTCAGATGCCGCCATTGACAGGCTGCAGCGCCTCGCGGCTACCGACATTACACGTGCTTTGAACGGCGAGGATCCGCGCAAACCGGTTCCCTGA